A genomic window from Ciona intestinalis chromosome 8, KH, whole genome shotgun sequence includes:
- the LOC100180588 gene encoding transmembrane protein 222, translating to MLEDMPLNKDVRPEISRFPFCIVWTPIPLLTWFIPIIGHMGIGTSSGVIRDFAGPYFVSEDSMGFGQPTKYWKLSADKVRFSSWDQAVHEASEEYKQRMHNLCCDNCHSHVTYALNLMQYDDSSAWNMVKLWFLMLVYGKYVSFTGFLKTWLPFCIFASIIIVIAVLL from the exons ATGCTGGAAGATATGCCCTTAAACAAAGACGTACGACCGGAAATTTCCAGATTTCCTTTCTGCATAGTATGGACACCAATCCCACTACTAAC atGGTTTATTCCAATCATTGGTCACATGGGGATTGGGACCAGCAGTGGGGTTATCCGTGATTTTGCTGGGCCCTATTTCGTGTCTGAAGATTCCATGGGTTTCGGGCAACCAACAAAGTATTGGAAACTTTCTGCAGATAAAGTTCGTTTCTCTTCATGGGACCAAGCAGTTCATGAAGCATCGGAagaatataaacaaagaatg CACAATCTATGCTGTGACAACTGCCATTCCCATGTCACATATGCGTTAAACCTAATGCAATATGACGATTCCTCTGCATGGAATATGGTCAAACTCTGGTTTCTTATGCTTGTGTATGGAAAGTATGTAAG ttttacaGGATTCCTAAAAACCTGGCTTCCATTCTGTATATTTGCTTCCATCATTATAGTGATAGCAGTACTGCTGTGA
- the LOC100178216 gene encoding protein RER1-like, whose translation MNSEPPPTLFTTKIARIYQTWLDKTVPFVAVRWAVTLVSYLLYFIRIYIIQGWYVVTYALAIYHLNLFIAFLSPKVDPSIYNDDSDDEGPHLPTGSGEEFRPFIRRLPEFKFWYSGSKAILIAFVCTLFSAFNIPVFWPILVMYFIILFGVTMKRQIKHMIKYRYLPFTHGKTKYKGKEDTGKVVGPS comes from the exons ATGAATTCTGAACCCCCTCCCACTTTATTTACAACTAAGATAGCAAGAATATATCAAACATGGTTGGATAAAACGGTTCCTTTTGTAGCAGTGAGATGGGCTGTCACACTTGTTTCATATCTTCTCTATTTTATAAGAATTTACATTATACAG gGTTGGTATGTTGTAACATACGCTCTGGCAATCTACCATCTCAATTTATTCATTGCTTTCTTGTCACCAAAAGTTGACCCCTCCATTTACAATGATGATTCTGATG ATGAAGGACCCCATTTACCCACTGGTTCTGGTGAAGAATTTCGTCCGTTTATTCGACGACTCCCAGAGTTTAAGTTTTGGTATTCTGGATCGAAAGCAATCCTCATTGCATTTGTTTGCACTTTGTTCAGTGCTTTTAATATCCCAGTTTTCTGGCCTATCCTTGTTAtgtatttcattattttgtttggAGTGACAATGAAGAGACAGATAAAG CATATGATCAAATACAGATATCTTCCTTTTACTCACGGAAAGACAAAGTACAAAGGGAAGGAAGATACAGGCAAAGTGGTTGGCCCTTCATAA